In Eschrichtius robustus isolate mEscRob2 chromosome 11, mEscRob2.pri, whole genome shotgun sequence, the following proteins share a genomic window:
- the SC5D gene encoding lathosterol oxidase, whose amino-acid sequence MDLVLNAADYYFFTPYIYPATWPEDSIFRQAVSLLIITNLGAYILYFLFATLSYYFVYDHSLMKHPQFLKNQVYREIMHSVQSVPWISIPTVSVFLLEVRGYSKLYDSIEEFPYGWFRLIASVLSFLFFTDMLIYWIHRGLHHRLVYKHLHKPHHIWKIPTPFASHAFHPLDGFLQGLPYHIYPFIFPLHKVVYLGLYVLVNIWTISIHDGDFRVPHIFRPFINGSAHHTDHHMLFDYNYGQYFTLWDRIGGSFKNPSSFEGNGPLNYVKKMTEEKRNSHTVSGCNNEKLFNGDFTKAE is encoded by the exons ATGGATCTTGTACTCAATGCtgcagattattatttttttacaccATACATATATCCAGCCACATGGCCAGAGGACAGCATCTTCCGACAAGCTGTCAGTCTCCTGATTATAACGAATCTCGGTGCTTATATCCTTTATTTCTTATTCGCAACGCTGAGTTATTATTTTGTCTATGATCATTCATTAATGAAACacccacaatttttaaag AACCAAGTCTATCGAGAGATTATGCATTCTGTCCAGTCAGTGCCATGGATAAGCATCCCCACGGTCTCAGTGTTCCTGCTAGAGGTGAGAGGTTACAGCAAACTATATGACAGCATAGAGGAGTTTCCATACG GCTGGTTTCGGTTAATTGCTAGTGTactgtcctttctctttttcactgaCATGCTGATCTACTGGATTCACAGAGGCCTTCATCATAGACTTGTATATAAG CACTTACACAAACCTCATCATATCTGGAAGATTCCAACTCCATTTGCAAGTCATGCTTTTCATCCTCTGGATGGTTTCCTTCAGGGTCTACCTTACCACATATACCCATTTATCTTCCCATTACACAAGGTAGTTTATTTAGGTTTGTACGTCCTGGTCAATATCTGGACAATTTCTATTCATGATGGTGATTTTCGTGTTCCTCATATCTTCAGGCCATTTATTAATGGCTCAGCTCATCATACAGACCACCACATGCTCTTTGACTATAACTATGGACAGTATTTCACATTGTGGGATAGAATTGGAGGCTCATTCAAAAATCCCTCCTCCTTTGAAGGGAACGGACCACTTAATTATGTGAAGAAGATGACAGAAGAAAAGCGCAACAGCCATACAGTAAGTGGTTgtaacaatgaaaaattattcaATGGAGACTTTACAAAGGCTGAGTAG